The following DNA comes from Mycolicibacterium aromaticivorans JS19b1 = JCM 16368.
GAGGATGCCGCACTACTCGACGCCTACGAACGCATCCAGGCCACCACCTTCGAGGTGACGGTTGATCTGGTCGAGTCGCTGGGCGCCGACAAGTACGTGTATTTCACGACCGCTGGCGACAGCGCGAAGGCGGCTCAGCTGGCTGAGCTGGCCGCCGAGTCCGGTGCCGGTGAGAACGACTTCGTGGCAAGGCTTTCCGCGGATTCCACGGCGGCGATCGGGCAGTCGATCGAGTTGGCGTTCGACACGACCAAGCTGCATGTCTTCGACGCCGACAGCGGAGTCAACCTCACCATTGCGCCCGCAGGTTAAGTGAGCCAGCCCCTGGATTCGGTCCGCGCACACGTGCGCGGCCATTTCGCCGACGCCGGACTGGACGCCGAGCCGGATTCGGCCAGCGTGACATTCCTCGGACTCGAGCGCATCGAGGTGTTACGGTTCGGGCCGGACCCGGGCGGCGTGGCTCACTATGTGACGCTGGGCTGTTCGCGGCACCCGATGACCGAGCCGACGGCCGGCGTCGCCGATCCGTTGCACGGCCCGCGGGCCGAGGTCGTCCTGAGCTTGCGGGCCACCACGCCGACCTCAGGGCTGGCCCGCAGCCTGGCCGTGGTGGCGGCCACGCCCGCCGTCGAGGGGGTGGTGCTGGTCGCCGACGCGCTGATCGACCTGTCCGCGCCGCTATGGGACGGTGCTGCGTTCACCGCTGTGTTGCTGGGTGATTCGCCGATAGACGACCTGCCGCTGGAAGCGCCCCGCGAACCGGTGCGCTTCCTGGCGGCGATCCCGGTGACCCAGACCGAGGCGGCCTGGGTGCGGCTCAAGGGTGCCGACGCGATGCGGCAGGCCTGGCTCGACGACGGGGTCGACGTGCTGGACCCGAACAGGCGTGCGGCGCAACCGGGTTAGATCCTCACAGCCAGTTGTTCCGTCGGAAATTCAGGTAGAGGAACCCGCAGACTGTCGCCATGAGGGCCAGCACCGCCGGATAGCCCCACGCCCACGATAGCTCCGGCATGTGCTCGAAGTTCATTCCGTAGATGCCCGCGATCATCGTCGGCACCGCTGCGATCGCGACCCACGCCGAGATCTTGCGCATGTCGACGTTCTGCTGCATCCCCACCTTCGCCAGGGCGGCCTGCACCAACGACGACAGCATCTCGTCGTAGGACTCGATCCGGTCGGCCGCCTGCGCAGCGTGATCCAGGACGTCGCGCATGTAGCGCAGCACCTCTTTGGACATCAGGTCCTTGAAGTCCGGATTGAAACGGCCGAGTGCCACGGTGAGAGGTGATACGGCCCTTCGCAGTTCGACGACTTCACGCTTGAGCAGATAGATCGGTTCGATGTCGGTTTTGGTCAATGGTGAGAACGTCTCCGACTCGATGGCGTCGATATCGCATTCCATCAGCTCGCTGACATCGCGGTAGGTGTCCACGACGTGGTCGGCGATCGCGTGCATCACCGCGTACGGGCCCAGCGCCAGGTGCTGGTGCTCTTCTTCCAGATGTTTTCGCAAACCGGCCAGTCCGGTGTGGTCGCCATGTCGCACCGTCACGACGAAGTCCGGTCCGACGAACACCATGATCTCGCCGGTCTCCACGATCTCGCGGGCGAGCTCGACGGACTCGTGCGGTACGTAGGTCACCGTCTTCAGCACCAGGAACAGTGTGTCGTCGTAGCGTTCGACCTTCGGGCGCTGGTGGGCGTGCACCGCATCCTCGACGGCCAGCGGGTGCAGGCCGAACACCTCGGCCACCGCCTGCATCTGATGTTCGTCGGGTTCGTGCAGCCCGATCCAGACGAATGCCTTCTGCCCGCCGGCCTCCAGCTCGCGGACTCGTTGCAATGCGGCGGCGTGGGTGAACTTGCCGGCGAGACGGTCGCCTTCGACGTATACCGCGCAGTCGACCATGGCCCGCGCGACCGGTACGTGGATGCGTTTGGCGTCGACGGGGGTGGATCGGGTGCGGCTTGCTCCCAGCAGAGCCTGTGGGCGTGGACGAAACGACGGCATGACCCGACCTCCCCTTGAGCGGCAGGCGGGGCCCTGACGGGCCCCGCGGAAATGTTACGCGCCAGTAGTGCTGTCGGCGTAGTTCACGCCGGGGAGACCCTGGTCGGTGAGGTTTTGGGGGCGAGTACCCTGACGCCGTGTCCGAAACAGTGAGTACCCCCCGCGTCGTTATCGACGACGAAGAGATCTTCGCCGCTCACGTGGGCGGCAAGCTGTCCGTCGAGCTGAAGGCACCGCTGGACACCCAGCGCGCACTGTCGATCGCCTACACCCCCGGCGTAGCCCAGGTCAGCCGCGCGATCGCCGCCGACCACACCTTGGCTGCGCGCTACACCTGGTCCAATCGACTGGTCGCGGTGATCAGCGACGGCACCGCCGTGCTCGGCCTCGGTGACATCGGGCCCGCGGCATCCCTGCCGGTAATGGAGGGCAAGTCCGCGCTGTTCAAGACCTTCGGCGGGCTGGACTCGATCCCGATCGTGCTGGACACCAAAGACCCCGACGAGATCGTCGAGACGATCATCCGTCTGCGCCCGACGTTCGGCGCGGTCAACCTCGAGGACATCTCCGCGCCGCGCTGCTTCGAGATCGAGCGTCGCCTGATCGAGGCGCTGGACTGCCCGGTCATGCACGACGACCAGCACGGCACCGCGATCGTCGTGCTCGCCGCACTGATCGGCGCCACCAAGGTGCTCGACCGCGACATGCACTCGCTGAAGGTGGTCATGTCAGGTGCAGGTGCCGCCGGCGTCGCGTGCACGAACATCCTGTTGGCCGCGGGCATCACCGACATCACCGTGCTGGACAGCCAGGGCATCCTGCACACCGGTCGCGACGACATGAACTCGGTCAAGGCGGAGATGGCCACCCGGACCAACCCGCGCGGGCTCACCGGCGGGATCGCCGAGGCGCTCAACGGCGCCGACGTCTTCATGGGGGTGTCGGCCGGACTCGTTCCCGAGGAATTGATCGCCACGATGACCCCCGGCGGCATCGTGTTCGCGATGTCCAACCCGGACCCCGAAATCCACCCGGACGCCGCCCGCAAGCACGCCGCGATCGTGGCGACCGGCCGAAGCGACTTCCCGAACCAGATCAACAATGTCCTGGCATTCCCCGGTGTCTTCCGTGGAGCGCTGGACGCCGGCGCGCGGCGGATCACCGAGAAGATGAAAGTCGCAGCGGCAGAGGCGATCTTCTCCGTCGTCGGCGACGACTTGGCGGCCGATCACATCGTGCCCAGCCCGCTGGATCCGCGGGTCGGCCCTGCGGTGGCCGCAGCGGTGGCGGCGGCATCCGAAGCCTGAGCGAAACATGCTGAGGCCGACGATGTTTCGCCGGCTGATGCTCGGACTTCTGGTCCTGGCGGCGGTCGCCTGCGAGTCGCCGGCGCCGGGACCGTCGATGGCCGTCGGCGCCACGGCGGACCCGGAATACACCCTGCTGGCCAATCTGTACGCGGCTGCTCTGCGCTCCTATGGGACGGGTGCGCACGTGGAGATCGTCGACGATCCTTTGACGGCACTGGATTCCGGAGCGGTCAGCGTGGTGCCCGGATTCACCGGAAGACTGCTGCAGAAGTTCGCGCCTGGCATGACGGCCCGATCGGATGCCCAGGTATACCGCGCACTGCTCGGGGTGCTGCCTGAAGGGGTGGGTGCCGGCGACTACACCACCGCAGCCGACGACAAGCCCGCGCTGGCCGTCACCGACGCGACCGTGTCGGCATGGGGCAGCCGCGATCTGACCGCACTGGTGAACCATTGCGCGGGGCTGCGCCTCGGAGCTGTCGCCTACGCACGGGGGTTGCCGACGACGGTGGGTGGCTGCACTCTCCCGCCGGCGCGCGAGTTCCCGGACAAGGCAACGATGTTCGCCGCGCTACGGGCGGGGGGCATCACCGCCGGCTGGACGGGAACCGCCGACACCGGTGTGCCGAGTGATCTGGTCG
Coding sequences within:
- a CDS encoding suppressor of fused domain protein; its protein translation is MSQPLDSVRAHVRGHFADAGLDAEPDSASVTFLGLERIEVLRFGPDPGGVAHYVTLGCSRHPMTEPTAGVADPLHGPRAEVVLSLRATTPTSGLARSLAVVAATPAVEGVVLVADALIDLSAPLWDGAAFTAVLLGDSPIDDLPLEAPREPVRFLAAIPVTQTEAAWVRLKGADAMRQAWLDDGVDVLDPNRRAAQPG
- the corA gene encoding magnesium/cobalt transporter CorA — translated: MPSFRPRPQALLGASRTRSTPVDAKRIHVPVARAMVDCAVYVEGDRLAGKFTHAAALQRVRELEAGGQKAFVWIGLHEPDEHQMQAVAEVFGLHPLAVEDAVHAHQRPKVERYDDTLFLVLKTVTYVPHESVELAREIVETGEIMVFVGPDFVVTVRHGDHTGLAGLRKHLEEEHQHLALGPYAVMHAIADHVVDTYRDVSELMECDIDAIESETFSPLTKTDIEPIYLLKREVVELRRAVSPLTVALGRFNPDFKDLMSKEVLRYMRDVLDHAAQAADRIESYDEMLSSLVQAALAKVGMQQNVDMRKISAWVAIAAVPTMIAGIYGMNFEHMPELSWAWGYPAVLALMATVCGFLYLNFRRNNWL
- a CDS encoding NAD(P)-dependent malic enzyme, which gives rise to MSETVSTPRVVIDDEEIFAAHVGGKLSVELKAPLDTQRALSIAYTPGVAQVSRAIAADHTLAARYTWSNRLVAVISDGTAVLGLGDIGPAASLPVMEGKSALFKTFGGLDSIPIVLDTKDPDEIVETIIRLRPTFGAVNLEDISAPRCFEIERRLIEALDCPVMHDDQHGTAIVVLAALIGATKVLDRDMHSLKVVMSGAGAAGVACTNILLAAGITDITVLDSQGILHTGRDDMNSVKAEMATRTNPRGLTGGIAEALNGADVFMGVSAGLVPEELIATMTPGGIVFAMSNPDPEIHPDAARKHAAIVATGRSDFPNQINNVLAFPGVFRGALDAGARRITEKMKVAAAEAIFSVVGDDLAADHIVPSPLDPRVGPAVAAAVAAASEA
- a CDS encoding glycine betaine ABC transporter substrate-binding protein, which translates into the protein MLRPTMFRRLMLGLLVLAAVACESPAPGPSMAVGATADPEYTLLANLYAAALRSYGTGAHVEIVDDPLTALDSGAVSVVPGFTGRLLQKFAPGMTARSDAQVYRALLGVLPEGVGAGDYTTAADDKPALAVTDATVSAWGSRDLTALVNHCAGLRLGAVAYARGLPTTVGGCTLPPAREFPDKATMFAALRAGGITAGWTGTADTGVPSDLVVLADRKPELVMAENIVPLYRRNELDDPQVRAINELAGVLDTGSLVDMRQHVAEGRDPRSVAEEWLSAHPLGR